In a single window of the Elaeis guineensis isolate ETL-2024a chromosome 6, EG11, whole genome shotgun sequence genome:
- the LOC105046736 gene encoding uncharacterized protein isoform X1, with protein MREEVISSGTVDPFALARSSSPPPTPAASSAGASSAAAPTNVASIDWHGSAHGSKAGPLSCIGSQPLRTSLSTNAGGSALGSSQPSCRPWERGDLLRRLSTFNPSNWFAKPNAASSLACARRGWMNTDMDRIECESCGAQLTFTTLASWTRSEVDHAGEAFAEQLDAGHKVTCPWRGSCCADSLVQFPPSPPSALIGGYKDRCDGLLQFHSLPIIASSAIEMMRFTRRNQIDRLLSQPHTFLSGELGCKADSTPGLEISRDDAFCSHSHAQKLISLCGWEPRWLPNVQDFEENSAQSARNACSVGPAEDELRHCHLPRLNKNAFSVSAKKDTGKKLKSAKESWRSMRSPLLDCSLCGATVRVWDFCTVLRPARFGPNAETPDPGKKLALTRGVSAASAINGGWVAAEEMEKGQIESRDEAATTDEGKSLSNAGVDLNLTMAGGLPSIRSGMPATSGHFDDGGMGRDLMIGQPTGSEVGDRAASYESRGPSTRKRCLEEGGSTVDRPQDRIQQADSIEGTVIDRDGDEVDDGTQDSDGPMKRARGFDIFKTYHPSCRIDSSGAGPSRNLLFDIDIDVNRVDSFKEGSDVAVGLPSTRDSARASSVIAMDTKYHSPEEDSMESVENYPGDADVVQFPSPSTQRNLDMNDALDLNYSNQAQQSTCVQPAAGSIAREMGGSSTNEGEEILNAETVTAYARDRFSLGISGGSVGMGASHEAEIHGADLSVHRAGSVVGDAEPITEITENLGQTGESAPGPGLMDEFVPEEAGREDPVGDSQEMMFRSVGRADSGSKIYGSTKADSVESGEKISHNLGQDSSAHPSLSCNAIIYSSYEASKEEVTQTGKASATDDFALQGSEYVPENGTGTADGENDYEAEAGEFDPIKHHNRYCPWVNGNVAAAGCEIDSGSSSSSALALCGWQLTLDALDTFQSLGHVPNQTMQSESAASLYKDDHVTPSQKLLTRHSASKGQGKH; from the exons ATGCGAGAGGAGGTCATTAGCTCGGGGACGGTGGATCCCTTCGCGCTCGCTaggtcttcttctcctcctccgacACCTGCCGCGAG CTCTGCTGGAGCATCctcagctgctgctccaactAATGTAGCCAGCATAGATTGGCATGGTAGTGCACATGGTTCCAAAGCAGGTCCTCTGTCCTGTATTGGTTCCCAGCCCCTTCGGACTTCTTTGAGCACAAATGCTGGTGGCTCTGCTCTGGGCtcctcacaaccttcatgcagaCCATGGGAAAGGGGTGATCTACTTCGGCGCCTGTCCACATTCAATCCTTCAAATTGGTTTGCAAAACCAAAT GCAGCCAGCTCATTGGCTTGTGCCCGAAGAGGTTGGATGAACACTGATATGGACAGAATTGAATGTGAATCATGTGGTGCACAGCTCACATTTACTACACTAGCATCCTGGACACGTTCTGAAG TTGATCATGCTGGGGAAGCATTTGCAGAACAGCTTGATGCAGGCCACAAAGTAACATGTCCTTGGAGAGGAAGTTGCTGTGCTGACAGCTTGGTGCAGTTCCCTCCAAGTCCTCCATCAGCACTTATTGGGGGCTATAAAGATCGCTGTGATGGGCTTCTGCAATTTCACTCCCTTCCCATAATAGCTTCATCTGCAATTGAGATGATGAGGTTCACAAGGAGAAATCAAATTGATCGTCTTCTATCACAACCCCATACATTTTTATCGGGGGAATTAGGCTGTAAAGCAGATAGCACGCCAGGATTAGAAATCTCCCGAGATGATGCCTTTTGTAGCCATTCTCAT GCGCAGAAGCTCATTAGCTTGTGTGGTTGGGAGCCTAGATGGCTTCCAAATGTTCAAGACTTTGAAGAGAATTCAGCTCAATCTGCTAGAAATGCATGCTCAGTTGGCCCAGCTGAAGATGAACTTCGTCATTGTCACTTACCTCGACTTAATAAGAATGCATTCTCGGTCTCAGCAAAGAAGGATACTGGAAAGAAGTTGAAATCTGCTAAAGAATCTTGGCGCAGCATGAGGTCTCCATTACTAGATTGCAGCTTATGTGGGGCTACTGTCAGAGTCTGGGATTTCTGCACTGTGCTTCGTCCTGCACGTTTTGGCCCCAATGCTGAAACTCCTGATCCGGGCAAAAAATTGGCATTGACACGTGGAGTTAGTGCAGCCAGTGCAATCAATGGTGGATGGGTTGCTGCTGAGGAAATGGAGAAGGGACAGATAGAGAGTCGTGATGAAGCAGCAACAACTGATGAGGGGAAATCACTATCAAATGCTGGTGTGGATTTGAATCTCACGATGGCCGGAGGGTTACCATCCATTCGGTCTGGCATGCCGGCAACATCTGGACATTTTGATGATGGCGGAATGGGAAGAGATCTAATGATTGGCCAGCCTACTGGAAGTGAGGTTGGTGACCGTGCAGCTTCATATGAGTCACGGGGTCCAAGCACTAGGAAACGCTGCCTGGAGGAAGGTGGAAGCACAGTTGACAGACCCCAGGACAGGATTCAACAGGCTGACAGCATAGAAGGGACTGTTATCGACCGCGATGGTGATGAAGTTGATGATGGCACACAGGATTCAGATGGCCCCATGAAACGTGCTCGTGGGTTCGATATTTTTAAAACTTACCATCCATCATGCAGGATAGATTCTTCTGGTGCTGGTCCTAGTCGTAATTTACTCTTTGATATAGATATAGATGTCAATAGAGTTGATTCGTTTAAAGAAGGGAGTGATGTAGCTGTGGGCCTCCCATCCACAAGGGATTCTGCTCGGGCATCCTCTGTTATTGCAATGGATACGAAATATCATAGCCCTGAGGAGGATTCTATggaaagtgttgagaattatccAGGAGATGCTGATGTTGTTCAATTTCCCTCTCCAAGCACACAGAGGAATCTTGACATGAATGATGCATTGGATTTAAATTACAGTAATCAAGCACAGCAAAGCACTTGTGTACAACCTGCTGCTGGAAGTATTGCCAGAGAAATGGGAGGCAGCAGTACAAATGAGGGAGAAGAAATTCTAAATGCAGAAACTGTCACAGCTTATGCTAGGGATAGGTTTAGTTTAGGAATTAGTGGAGGGAGTGTTGGTATGGGTGCGAGTCATGAAGCTGAAATCCATGGAGCTGATCTTTCTGTGCATAGAGCAGGTAGCGTTGTTGGTGATGCAGAACCGATCACCGAAATCACTGAGAATCTGGGACAGACTGGTGAATCAGCTCCAGGACCTGGACTAATGGATGAGTTTGTTCCAGAAGAAGCTGGTAGAGAGGATCCTGTGGGTGATAGTCAAGAAATGATGTTTCGATCAGTAGGAAGAGCTGAtagtggttcaaaaatttatggtTCAACCAAAGCTGATTCTGTTGAAAGTGGGGAGAAGATTAGCCATAACTTGGGTCAGGATAGCAGTGCTCATCCTTCACTTTCTTGTAATGCAATAATATATTCCAGTTATGAAGCATCCAAAGAGGAGGTAACTCAGACTGGCAAGGCTTCTGCCACTGATGATTTTGCACTCCAGGGATCAGAGTATGTTCCTGAAAATGGGACAG GAACAGCAGATGGAGAAAATGATTATGAAGCAGAAGCTGGagaatttgatccaattaagcaTCACAACAGATATTGTCCCTGGGTAAATGGAAATGTTGCAGCTGCTGGTTGTGAAATTGACAGTGGTTCAAGTTCCAGCAGTGCTCTAGCTCTTTGTGGATGGCAGCTTACACTGGACGCCCTAGATACTTTTCAATCACTTGGGCATGTTCCTAATCAAACAATGCAGTCCGAATCTGCAGCTTCTCTGTATAAG GATGATCATGTGACTCCGAGCCAGAAACTTTTGACACGCCATTCTGCGAGTAAAGGCCAGGGAAAACACTGA
- the LOC105046736 gene encoding uncharacterized protein isoform X3, whose protein sequence is MREEVISSGTVDPFALARSSSPPPTPAASSAGASSAAAPTNVASIDWHGSAHGSKAGPLSCIGSQPLRTSLSTNAGGSALGSSQPSCRPWERGDLLRRLSTFNPSNWFAKPNAASSLACARRGWMNTDMDRIECESCGAQLTFTTLASWTRSEVDHAGEAFAEQLDAGHKVTCPWRGSCCADSLVQFPPSPPSALIGGYKDRCDGLLQFHSLPIIASSAIEMMRFTRRNQIDRLLSQPHTFLSGELGCKADSTPGLEISRDDAFCSHSHAQKLISLCGWEPRWLPNVQDFEENSAQSARNACSVGPAEDELRHCHLPRLNKNAFSVSAKKDTGKKLKSAKESWRSMRSPLLDCSLCGATVRVWDFCTVLRPARFGPNAETPDPGKKLALTRGVSAASAINGGWVAAEEMEKGQIESRDEAATTDEGKSLSNAGVDLNLTMAGGLPSIRSGMPATSGHFDDGGMGRDLMIGQPTGSEVGDRAASYESRGPSTRKRCLEEGGSTVDRPQDRIQQADSIEGTVIDRDGDEVDDGTQDSDGPMKRARGFDIFKTYHPSCRIDSSGAGPSRNLLFDIDIDVNRVDSFKEGSDVAVGLPSTRDSARASSVIAMDTKYHSPEEDSMESVENYPGDADVVQFPSPSTQRNLDMNDALDLNYSNQAQQSTCVQPAAGSIAREMGGSSTNEGEEILNAETVTAYARDRFSLGISGGSVGMGASHEAEIHGADLSVHRAGSVVGDAEPITEITENLGQTGESAPGPGLMDEFVPEEAGREDPVGDSQEMMFRSVGRADSGSKIYGSTKADSVESGEKISHNLGQDSSAHPSLSCNAIIYSSYEASKEEVTQTGKASATDDFALQGSEYVPENGTGTADGENDYEAEAGEFDPIKHHNRYCPWVNGNVAAAGCEIDSGSSSSSALALCGWQLTLDALDTFQSLGHVPNQTMQSESAASLYKVLPCYSDDILRLR, encoded by the exons ATGCGAGAGGAGGTCATTAGCTCGGGGACGGTGGATCCCTTCGCGCTCGCTaggtcttcttctcctcctccgacACCTGCCGCGAG CTCTGCTGGAGCATCctcagctgctgctccaactAATGTAGCCAGCATAGATTGGCATGGTAGTGCACATGGTTCCAAAGCAGGTCCTCTGTCCTGTATTGGTTCCCAGCCCCTTCGGACTTCTTTGAGCACAAATGCTGGTGGCTCTGCTCTGGGCtcctcacaaccttcatgcagaCCATGGGAAAGGGGTGATCTACTTCGGCGCCTGTCCACATTCAATCCTTCAAATTGGTTTGCAAAACCAAAT GCAGCCAGCTCATTGGCTTGTGCCCGAAGAGGTTGGATGAACACTGATATGGACAGAATTGAATGTGAATCATGTGGTGCACAGCTCACATTTACTACACTAGCATCCTGGACACGTTCTGAAG TTGATCATGCTGGGGAAGCATTTGCAGAACAGCTTGATGCAGGCCACAAAGTAACATGTCCTTGGAGAGGAAGTTGCTGTGCTGACAGCTTGGTGCAGTTCCCTCCAAGTCCTCCATCAGCACTTATTGGGGGCTATAAAGATCGCTGTGATGGGCTTCTGCAATTTCACTCCCTTCCCATAATAGCTTCATCTGCAATTGAGATGATGAGGTTCACAAGGAGAAATCAAATTGATCGTCTTCTATCACAACCCCATACATTTTTATCGGGGGAATTAGGCTGTAAAGCAGATAGCACGCCAGGATTAGAAATCTCCCGAGATGATGCCTTTTGTAGCCATTCTCAT GCGCAGAAGCTCATTAGCTTGTGTGGTTGGGAGCCTAGATGGCTTCCAAATGTTCAAGACTTTGAAGAGAATTCAGCTCAATCTGCTAGAAATGCATGCTCAGTTGGCCCAGCTGAAGATGAACTTCGTCATTGTCACTTACCTCGACTTAATAAGAATGCATTCTCGGTCTCAGCAAAGAAGGATACTGGAAAGAAGTTGAAATCTGCTAAAGAATCTTGGCGCAGCATGAGGTCTCCATTACTAGATTGCAGCTTATGTGGGGCTACTGTCAGAGTCTGGGATTTCTGCACTGTGCTTCGTCCTGCACGTTTTGGCCCCAATGCTGAAACTCCTGATCCGGGCAAAAAATTGGCATTGACACGTGGAGTTAGTGCAGCCAGTGCAATCAATGGTGGATGGGTTGCTGCTGAGGAAATGGAGAAGGGACAGATAGAGAGTCGTGATGAAGCAGCAACAACTGATGAGGGGAAATCACTATCAAATGCTGGTGTGGATTTGAATCTCACGATGGCCGGAGGGTTACCATCCATTCGGTCTGGCATGCCGGCAACATCTGGACATTTTGATGATGGCGGAATGGGAAGAGATCTAATGATTGGCCAGCCTACTGGAAGTGAGGTTGGTGACCGTGCAGCTTCATATGAGTCACGGGGTCCAAGCACTAGGAAACGCTGCCTGGAGGAAGGTGGAAGCACAGTTGACAGACCCCAGGACAGGATTCAACAGGCTGACAGCATAGAAGGGACTGTTATCGACCGCGATGGTGATGAAGTTGATGATGGCACACAGGATTCAGATGGCCCCATGAAACGTGCTCGTGGGTTCGATATTTTTAAAACTTACCATCCATCATGCAGGATAGATTCTTCTGGTGCTGGTCCTAGTCGTAATTTACTCTTTGATATAGATATAGATGTCAATAGAGTTGATTCGTTTAAAGAAGGGAGTGATGTAGCTGTGGGCCTCCCATCCACAAGGGATTCTGCTCGGGCATCCTCTGTTATTGCAATGGATACGAAATATCATAGCCCTGAGGAGGATTCTATggaaagtgttgagaattatccAGGAGATGCTGATGTTGTTCAATTTCCCTCTCCAAGCACACAGAGGAATCTTGACATGAATGATGCATTGGATTTAAATTACAGTAATCAAGCACAGCAAAGCACTTGTGTACAACCTGCTGCTGGAAGTATTGCCAGAGAAATGGGAGGCAGCAGTACAAATGAGGGAGAAGAAATTCTAAATGCAGAAACTGTCACAGCTTATGCTAGGGATAGGTTTAGTTTAGGAATTAGTGGAGGGAGTGTTGGTATGGGTGCGAGTCATGAAGCTGAAATCCATGGAGCTGATCTTTCTGTGCATAGAGCAGGTAGCGTTGTTGGTGATGCAGAACCGATCACCGAAATCACTGAGAATCTGGGACAGACTGGTGAATCAGCTCCAGGACCTGGACTAATGGATGAGTTTGTTCCAGAAGAAGCTGGTAGAGAGGATCCTGTGGGTGATAGTCAAGAAATGATGTTTCGATCAGTAGGAAGAGCTGAtagtggttcaaaaatttatggtTCAACCAAAGCTGATTCTGTTGAAAGTGGGGAGAAGATTAGCCATAACTTGGGTCAGGATAGCAGTGCTCATCCTTCACTTTCTTGTAATGCAATAATATATTCCAGTTATGAAGCATCCAAAGAGGAGGTAACTCAGACTGGCAAGGCTTCTGCCACTGATGATTTTGCACTCCAGGGATCAGAGTATGTTCCTGAAAATGGGACAG GAACAGCAGATGGAGAAAATGATTATGAAGCAGAAGCTGGagaatttgatccaattaagcaTCACAACAGATATTGTCCCTGGGTAAATGGAAATGTTGCAGCTGCTGGTTGTGAAATTGACAGTGGTTCAAGTTCCAGCAGTGCTCTAGCTCTTTGTGGATGGCAGCTTACACTGGACGCCCTAGATACTTTTCAATCACTTGGGCATGTTCCTAATCAAACAATGCAGTCCGAATCTGCAGCTTCTCTGTATAAG GTGTTACCCTGTTATTCCGATGATATCTTACGGCTGCGATGA
- the LOC105046736 gene encoding uncharacterized protein isoform X6: protein MNTDMDRIECESCGAQLTFTTLASWTRSEVDHAGEAFAEQLDAGHKVTCPWRGSCCADSLVQFPPSPPSALIGGYKDRCDGLLQFHSLPIIASSAIEMMRFTRRNQIDRLLSQPHTFLSGELGCKADSTPGLEISRDDAFCSHSHAQKLISLCGWEPRWLPNVQDFEENSAQSARNACSVGPAEDELRHCHLPRLNKNAFSVSAKKDTGKKLKSAKESWRSMRSPLLDCSLCGATVRVWDFCTVLRPARFGPNAETPDPGKKLALTRGVSAASAINGGWVAAEEMEKGQIESRDEAATTDEGKSLSNAGVDLNLTMAGGLPSIRSGMPATSGHFDDGGMGRDLMIGQPTGSEVGDRAASYESRGPSTRKRCLEEGGSTVDRPQDRIQQADSIEGTVIDRDGDEVDDGTQDSDGPMKRARGFDIFKTYHPSCRIDSSGAGPSRNLLFDIDIDVNRVDSFKEGSDVAVGLPSTRDSARASSVIAMDTKYHSPEEDSMESVENYPGDADVVQFPSPSTQRNLDMNDALDLNYSNQAQQSTCVQPAAGSIAREMGGSSTNEGEEILNAETVTAYARDRFSLGISGGSVGMGASHEAEIHGADLSVHRAGSVVGDAEPITEITENLGQTGESAPGPGLMDEFVPEEAGREDPVGDSQEMMFRSVGRADSGSKIYGSTKADSVESGEKISHNLGQDSSAHPSLSCNAIIYSSYEASKEEVTQTGKASATDDFALQGSEYVPENGTGTADGENDYEAEAGEFDPIKHHNRYCPWVNGNVAAAGCEIDSGSSSSSALALCGWQLTLDALDTFQSLGHVPNQTMQSESAASLYKDDHVTPSQKLLTRHSASKGQGKH from the exons ATGAACACTGATATGGACAGAATTGAATGTGAATCATGTGGTGCACAGCTCACATTTACTACACTAGCATCCTGGACACGTTCTGAAG TTGATCATGCTGGGGAAGCATTTGCAGAACAGCTTGATGCAGGCCACAAAGTAACATGTCCTTGGAGAGGAAGTTGCTGTGCTGACAGCTTGGTGCAGTTCCCTCCAAGTCCTCCATCAGCACTTATTGGGGGCTATAAAGATCGCTGTGATGGGCTTCTGCAATTTCACTCCCTTCCCATAATAGCTTCATCTGCAATTGAGATGATGAGGTTCACAAGGAGAAATCAAATTGATCGTCTTCTATCACAACCCCATACATTTTTATCGGGGGAATTAGGCTGTAAAGCAGATAGCACGCCAGGATTAGAAATCTCCCGAGATGATGCCTTTTGTAGCCATTCTCAT GCGCAGAAGCTCATTAGCTTGTGTGGTTGGGAGCCTAGATGGCTTCCAAATGTTCAAGACTTTGAAGAGAATTCAGCTCAATCTGCTAGAAATGCATGCTCAGTTGGCCCAGCTGAAGATGAACTTCGTCATTGTCACTTACCTCGACTTAATAAGAATGCATTCTCGGTCTCAGCAAAGAAGGATACTGGAAAGAAGTTGAAATCTGCTAAAGAATCTTGGCGCAGCATGAGGTCTCCATTACTAGATTGCAGCTTATGTGGGGCTACTGTCAGAGTCTGGGATTTCTGCACTGTGCTTCGTCCTGCACGTTTTGGCCCCAATGCTGAAACTCCTGATCCGGGCAAAAAATTGGCATTGACACGTGGAGTTAGTGCAGCCAGTGCAATCAATGGTGGATGGGTTGCTGCTGAGGAAATGGAGAAGGGACAGATAGAGAGTCGTGATGAAGCAGCAACAACTGATGAGGGGAAATCACTATCAAATGCTGGTGTGGATTTGAATCTCACGATGGCCGGAGGGTTACCATCCATTCGGTCTGGCATGCCGGCAACATCTGGACATTTTGATGATGGCGGAATGGGAAGAGATCTAATGATTGGCCAGCCTACTGGAAGTGAGGTTGGTGACCGTGCAGCTTCATATGAGTCACGGGGTCCAAGCACTAGGAAACGCTGCCTGGAGGAAGGTGGAAGCACAGTTGACAGACCCCAGGACAGGATTCAACAGGCTGACAGCATAGAAGGGACTGTTATCGACCGCGATGGTGATGAAGTTGATGATGGCACACAGGATTCAGATGGCCCCATGAAACGTGCTCGTGGGTTCGATATTTTTAAAACTTACCATCCATCATGCAGGATAGATTCTTCTGGTGCTGGTCCTAGTCGTAATTTACTCTTTGATATAGATATAGATGTCAATAGAGTTGATTCGTTTAAAGAAGGGAGTGATGTAGCTGTGGGCCTCCCATCCACAAGGGATTCTGCTCGGGCATCCTCTGTTATTGCAATGGATACGAAATATCATAGCCCTGAGGAGGATTCTATggaaagtgttgagaattatccAGGAGATGCTGATGTTGTTCAATTTCCCTCTCCAAGCACACAGAGGAATCTTGACATGAATGATGCATTGGATTTAAATTACAGTAATCAAGCACAGCAAAGCACTTGTGTACAACCTGCTGCTGGAAGTATTGCCAGAGAAATGGGAGGCAGCAGTACAAATGAGGGAGAAGAAATTCTAAATGCAGAAACTGTCACAGCTTATGCTAGGGATAGGTTTAGTTTAGGAATTAGTGGAGGGAGTGTTGGTATGGGTGCGAGTCATGAAGCTGAAATCCATGGAGCTGATCTTTCTGTGCATAGAGCAGGTAGCGTTGTTGGTGATGCAGAACCGATCACCGAAATCACTGAGAATCTGGGACAGACTGGTGAATCAGCTCCAGGACCTGGACTAATGGATGAGTTTGTTCCAGAAGAAGCTGGTAGAGAGGATCCTGTGGGTGATAGTCAAGAAATGATGTTTCGATCAGTAGGAAGAGCTGAtagtggttcaaaaatttatggtTCAACCAAAGCTGATTCTGTTGAAAGTGGGGAGAAGATTAGCCATAACTTGGGTCAGGATAGCAGTGCTCATCCTTCACTTTCTTGTAATGCAATAATATATTCCAGTTATGAAGCATCCAAAGAGGAGGTAACTCAGACTGGCAAGGCTTCTGCCACTGATGATTTTGCACTCCAGGGATCAGAGTATGTTCCTGAAAATGGGACAG GAACAGCAGATGGAGAAAATGATTATGAAGCAGAAGCTGGagaatttgatccaattaagcaTCACAACAGATATTGTCCCTGGGTAAATGGAAATGTTGCAGCTGCTGGTTGTGAAATTGACAGTGGTTCAAGTTCCAGCAGTGCTCTAGCTCTTTGTGGATGGCAGCTTACACTGGACGCCCTAGATACTTTTCAATCACTTGGGCATGTTCCTAATCAAACAATGCAGTCCGAATCTGCAGCTTCTCTGTATAAG GATGATCATGTGACTCCGAGCCAGAAACTTTTGACACGCCATTCTGCGAGTAAAGGCCAGGGAAAACACTGA